Part of the Cereibacter sphaeroides 2.4.1 genome, GGCGATAGATCAGGATCTGCTCGCCCGGCAGCGACGAGACCCGGATCGGCCGGTCCACCGGCAGGCCCGCCTCGGCCAGCAGATCCGCGCGGTAATATTCGCCGCGCATCGCCTCCTCGCCCTCCTCCTGATGGAACTTGAAGAAGCAGGGCCCCTCGTCGCTCTCGAAGAAGCCGTTGAGCGAATTCAGCGAATAGCGGTCGAGGTTGATCGCGAGGTCGCGCACCGCGATCCCGAAGAGGTCGTGGATCAGCCGGGCGAGCATGTCCTCGGCCGCCCGCCGGTCGCTGCGGGCGGTGGCGCGGATCTGGGCGGTGCGCGAGGTCATCTCAGCGCTTCAGATAGGCGTCGCGCATCGGGCCCACGGCGTTGGCGTGGGACGAGAAGCCCTCGTATTCCGCAAGCCGCTTCGCCACCTCGGCCAGTTCGGGATAGGCGGGGGCGGTGACATAGCCGACCGAACTCCGGCGCAGGAAGTCATGGACCGAGAGCGGCCCCCAGGTGCGCGCGCCCCGCGAGGTGGGCAGCACCGCATTCGGCCCGAGGCAGAAGTTCGCGATGGTGATGGGCGTGTGCGGCCCCATCAGCACCTCCGCCGCCTCGGTGATCCGCCCCAGATGCTCGAAGGGTTTCTCGGACAGGATCTGCAGATGCTCGGGCGCGTAATCGTTGACGAAGGCGTGGCTTTCTTCGGCCGAGCCGGTCAGCACGATGCCGCCCGCCCGCCCGCAGAGCACGGCCTGCGAGAAGTCCACCCGCTGCGGCGTCATCGCCGACCAGTGGCCCGGCAGCGCCGCCAGCGCCTCCTCGGCCACCTGCCGCGAGTGGGTCACGAGCCAGGCCGAGCTGTCGGGGCCATGCTCGGCCTCGATCAGCAGGTCGAGCGCGGCGAGCCCGCCATGCACCGTCTCGTCGGCGAGGATGATCGATTCCGACGGGCCCGCCGGAAGGCCCGGATCGATCACGCCCGCCAGAAGCCGCTTGGCCGCCACCACCCAGGGGCTGCCGGGACCCACGATCTTCAGCGCGGGCGTCACGGTCTCGGTGCCGTAGGCCGCGGCCGCCACCGCCTGCGCGCCGCCCACCTTGTAGACGGTCTCGACGCCCGCGAGGCGCGCCGCGACCAGCGTCGCCGCATCCACCCTGCCGTCCGGCGCAGGCGGCGTGAAGATCGCGATCTGCGGCACCTTCGCCACCACCGCCGGCACCGAGGTCATCATGGTCACCGACGGGAACGAGCCCTTGCCGCGCGGCACATAGAGCGCCACCGACCGGATCGGCGTGAACCGGTCGCCCGCGAAGGCGCCGGGGCGCAGCTCCTTCAGCCACATGGGCTCGGGCGCCTGCTCCTCGTGGAAGGTGCGGATGTTGCCGATGGCGAAGCGGATCGCCGCGACGATCTCGGGCTCGACCAGCCCGAAGGCCTCGTCGAACTCGGCCTCGGTCACCTTCAGACCCTCGCGCGTCAGCCCCTCGGCGCGGTCCAGTTCGCGCCCGAAGCGGACGAGCGCCGCGTCGCCCTCGGTGCGCACCGCCTCGAGGATCGGGCCCACCTTCTCGAGGAACATCGACAGGTCCGTCTCGGACCGGCGCAGCAGCGCCGCGCGCCCGGCGGCGTCGAGCTCGGCGAGAACCTGGAAATTGACCTGGACCATGGGGCTACCTCACTTGGATTTCAGGAAGATCTCGAGCCCCACCAGCCGGTCGAGCACTGCGATCGCGGCGCCCGCGATCACGATGAAGACGACCGAGACGGCGGCGAGATCGGGGGTGATGATCGAGCGGATCGAATTGTAGATCTGCACCGGCAGCGTGACGGTGCGGGCGTCGGTCAGAAGCAGGCTCACGAGGAATTCGTTCATCGCGAGGATGAACATCAGAAGCGAGCCGGTGAT contains:
- the hisD gene encoding histidinol dehydrogenase, which codes for MVQVNFQVLAELDAAGRAALLRRSETDLSMFLEKVGPILEAVRTEGDAALVRFGRELDRAEGLTREGLKVTEAEFDEAFGLVEPEIVAAIRFAIGNIRTFHEEQAPEPMWLKELRPGAFAGDRFTPIRSVALYVPRGKGSFPSVTMMTSVPAVVAKVPQIAIFTPPAPDGRVDAATLVAARLAGVETVYKVGGAQAVAAAAYGTETVTPALKIVGPGSPWVVAAKRLLAGVIDPGLPAGPSESIILADETVHGGLAALDLLIEAEHGPDSSAWLVTHSRQVAEEALAALPGHWSAMTPQRVDFSQAVLCGRAGGIVLTGSAEESHAFVNDYAPEHLQILSEKPFEHLGRITEAAEVLMGPHTPITIANFCLGPNAVLPTSRGARTWGPLSVHDFLRRSSVGYVTAPAYPELAEVAKRLAEYEGFSSHANAVGPMRDAYLKR